In Pseudomonas fakonensis, one DNA window encodes the following:
- a CDS encoding aldehyde dehydrogenase (NADP(+)), which yields MPDILGHNFIAGQRSAAGPQRLQSLDATTGEALPYSFVQATEQEVDQAAKAAAGAFAEFRQLAPARRAEFLEAIAAELDELDDSFVTIVCRETALPAARIQGERGRTSGQMRLFAQVLRRGDYLGARIDLALPDRQPLPRVDLRQMRIGVGPVAVFGASNFPLAFSTAGGDTAAALAAGCPVVFKAHSGHMATADLVGCAIVRAAERTGMPKAVFNMVFGGGVGEWLVKHPAIQAVGFTGSLKGGDALCRMAAERPQPIPVFAEMSSINPVIVLPGALAKRGEAIARELAGSVCMGAGQFCTNPGMVIGLQSPAFTQLLGELGQHLDQQAGQTMLNAGGLRSYVGGLEHLGAHAGIQHLAGQAQEGSQARAQLFKADASLLVNADPLLQEEVFGPATVAVEVQDNAQLRDALLGLRGQLTATLIGEAEDFEAFAWLVPLLEEKVGRILVNGYPTGVEVCDAMVHGGPYPATSDARGTSVGTLAIDRFLRPVCYQNYPQALLPEALRDGNPLGLRRLVNGQWSDKAL from the coding sequence ATGCCTGACATCCTCGGCCACAACTTCATCGCAGGCCAGCGCAGCGCCGCCGGCCCACAGCGCCTGCAGAGCCTGGACGCCACCACTGGCGAGGCCCTGCCCTACAGCTTCGTGCAAGCCACCGAGCAGGAAGTCGACCAGGCCGCCAAGGCTGCTGCCGGCGCCTTCGCCGAGTTCCGCCAGCTGGCCCCGGCGCGGCGCGCCGAATTCCTCGAAGCCATCGCCGCCGAACTGGACGAGCTGGACGACAGCTTCGTCACCATCGTCTGCCGCGAAACCGCCCTGCCTGCTGCGCGCATCCAGGGCGAGCGCGGCCGCACCAGCGGCCAGATGCGCCTGTTCGCCCAGGTACTGCGCCGCGGCGATTACCTCGGTGCGCGCATCGACCTGGCCCTGCCAGATCGTCAACCGCTGCCACGCGTAGACCTGCGCCAGATGCGCATCGGCGTCGGCCCGGTAGCCGTGTTCGGTGCCAGCAACTTCCCGCTGGCCTTCTCCACCGCCGGCGGTGACACCGCCGCTGCCCTGGCCGCCGGTTGCCCGGTGGTGTTCAAGGCCCACAGCGGCCACATGGCCACCGCCGACCTGGTGGGCTGCGCCATCGTGCGCGCCGCCGAGCGTACCGGCATGCCCAAGGCCGTGTTCAACATGGTGTTCGGCGGTGGCGTGGGCGAGTGGCTGGTCAAGCACCCGGCCATCCAGGCCGTGGGCTTCACCGGTTCGCTCAAAGGTGGCGACGCCCTGTGCCGCATGGCCGCCGAGCGCCCGCAACCGATCCCGGTGTTCGCCGAGATGTCCAGCATCAACCCGGTGATCGTGCTGCCGGGCGCCCTGGCCAAGCGCGGCGAAGCCATCGCCCGTGAGCTGGCGGGCTCGGTGTGCATGGGTGCCGGGCAGTTCTGCACCAACCCGGGCATGGTCATCGGCCTGCAGTCGCCGGCCTTTACTCAACTGCTGGGCGAACTGGGCCAGCACCTCGACCAGCAGGCCGGGCAGACCATGCTCAACGCCGGCGGCCTGCGCAGCTACGTTGGCGGCCTGGAGCACCTGGGTGCCCACGCCGGCATCCAGCACCTGGCCGGCCAGGCTCAGGAGGGCAGCCAGGCCCGCGCCCAGCTGTTCAAAGCCGATGCCAGCCTGCTGGTGAACGCCGACCCGCTGCTGCAGGAAGAAGTGTTCGGCCCGGCCACCGTGGCCGTTGAAGTGCAGGACAACGCGCAACTGCGTGATGCCCTGCTGGGCCTGCGCGGCCAGCTGACCGCCACGCTGATCGGCGAGGCCGAGGACTTCGAAGCCTTCGCCTGGCTGGTGCCGCTGCTGGAGGAGAAAGTCGGGCGCATTCTGGTCAACGGCTACCCGACCGGTGTCGAGGTGTGCGACGCGATGGTCCACGGCGGCCCGTACCCGGCCACCTCCGATGCCCGCGGCACCTCGGTGGGCACCCTGGCCATCGACCGCTTCCTGCGCCCGGTGTGCTACCAGAACTACCCGCAGGCGCTGCTGCCTGAGGCCCTGCGCGACGGCAACCCGCTGGGGCTGCGCCGCCTGGTGAACGGCCAGTGGAGCGACAAGGCGCTCTGA
- a CDS encoding FadR/GntR family transcriptional regulator, whose amino-acid sequence MTEQQAQPRTRRKPRSLAQELVTVLTERIRSGQLKRGDKLPTESQIMLEEGVSRTVVREAISRLQAAGQVETRHGIGTFVLDAPSTGGFRIDPATIVTLREVLSVLELRIALEIESAGLAALRRDDEQLAGMRAALDELNEGAAHASDAVSADFQFHLRIAQASGNHYFADIIHHLGTSIIPRTRLNSARLAHDDQAHYMGRLMHEHEAIFEAIARRDSEGAKMAMRLHLSNSRERLRQAHEEAEAQGV is encoded by the coding sequence ATGACAGAGCAGCAGGCACAGCCACGCACCCGCCGCAAACCCCGCAGCCTGGCGCAGGAACTGGTCACGGTGCTGACCGAACGCATCCGCAGCGGCCAGCTCAAGCGCGGCGACAAGCTCCCGACCGAATCGCAGATCATGCTCGAGGAGGGCGTCAGCCGCACCGTGGTGCGCGAGGCCATCTCGCGCCTGCAGGCCGCAGGCCAGGTAGAAACCCGCCACGGCATCGGCACCTTCGTGCTGGACGCGCCGTCCACCGGCGGTTTTCGTATCGACCCGGCGACCATCGTCACCCTGCGCGAGGTGTTGTCGGTGCTGGAGCTGCGCATCGCCCTGGAAATCGAATCGGCAGGCCTTGCCGCACTGCGTCGCGACGACGAGCAGTTGGCCGGCATGCGCGCGGCGCTGGATGAGCTCAACGAGGGCGCGGCCCATGCCTCGGACGCGGTGTCGGCGGACTTCCAGTTCCACCTGCGCATCGCCCAGGCCAGTGGCAACCACTACTTCGCCGATATCATCCACCACCTGGGCACCAGCATCATCCCGCGCACCCGGCTCAATTCGGCGCGCCTGGCCCATGATGACCAGGCCCACTACATGGGCCGGCTGATGCACGAGCACGAAGCGATCTTCGAAGCCATTGCCCGGCGTGACAGCGAAGGGGCGAAAATGGCCATGCGCCTGCACCTGAGCAACAGCCGCGAGCGCCTGCGCCAGGCCCATGAAGAGGCCGAGGCGCAGGGCGTCTGA
- a CDS encoding DUF2946 family protein gives MKPTRQTRTLTAWALYASVLFSLMLCGLHHGQMSGLSLSGLQVGFCALDSSHGPSAIDLAPSGSDQHMAQLDCPVCSSFALAVPLASHGWPPLPARGKAPGPIVARSWAQPPPRYLRHSINPRAPPLRFPAAHTLA, from the coding sequence ATGAAACCCACCCGCCAAACCCGCACGCTGACCGCCTGGGCGCTATACGCCAGCGTGCTGTTCAGCCTGATGCTGTGCGGCCTGCACCACGGCCAGATGTCCGGCCTGAGCCTGTCTGGCCTGCAAGTCGGTTTCTGCGCACTCGACAGCAGCCACGGGCCGAGCGCAATCGACCTGGCCCCCAGCGGCAGCGACCAGCACATGGCTCAGCTCGACTGCCCGGTGTGCTCCTCGTTCGCCCTGGCCGTGCCCCTTGCCAGCCACGGCTGGCCGCCCCTGCCGGCCCGCGGCAAAGCCCCTGGCCCGATCGTCGCGCGCAGCTGGGCACAACCCCCGCCACGCTACCTGCGCCATAGCATCAATCCCCGCGCACCACCCCTCCGGTTCCCCGCTGCACACACCCTGGCCTGA
- a CDS encoding TonB-dependent receptor: MIRNTSLVLMMSATCSCAWAQSAPVELTATTVDGEREAPSGVQLDTPIETGSRLGLSARQTPASVSVSDRRVIEQRDAKDTQDIINAMTGVNASANPGYGGFVTYRGFTQNQVTQLYNGINLGYSSATRPVDAWVIDRVELLGGPSSFLHGAGAVGGSINYISKLANRDTQTVDARLRYASYDDSEYAFGINQALASNPADARHFARLDFSHNQGDGYIDRNRRSSDTLAFSLLSDLTPALTHTLAIEYQEDREDSPYWGSPILPGRSTMKIDKSRRFENYNVADGRYEQRVRWLRSMLDYQVSDSTSLHSTLYQYEAQRDYRNLERYRYNGAGDVVRSGPYLQRHQQSVLGERIELRHDNQLFGLANQWSLGLDWSHMRQSLYPTSGSWSDTVDPEHFDPGSIDDIPGVNGGLNKQRRHETTNRALFAEHRVELTDRLALLTALRYDYLDMQVTNYGPVSATAPAYFERRWEPLSGRAGLTYALTPSASLYVQYSTAADLPAGSLAAATYSNVGLFDLSKGEQWEAGSKFDFLDGRGAGTVAVYRIVRKDFAVADSNNPNQSVQAGQQTSRGIELAGRLQVTPKLLAEANYAYVQARYDAFSEAVNGVSVSRKGNAPVNVPANVGNLWLTYSFTTDWSTGVDARYVDSVYADNANTLKAPAYTLFGAFARYRLDSHTTLTARVRNLTDQVYAKQAYNTQYYMGAPRTFEVAMDLRF, translated from the coding sequence ATGATCCGCAACACCTCCCTGGTGCTCATGATGAGCGCCACCTGCAGCTGTGCCTGGGCGCAAAGCGCCCCAGTCGAACTGACCGCCACCACCGTCGACGGTGAACGCGAAGCGCCCTCCGGCGTGCAGTTGGACACGCCGATCGAAACCGGCTCGCGGCTGGGCCTGAGCGCCCGCCAGACACCCGCTTCGGTCAGCGTCTCGGACCGCCGCGTGATCGAGCAGCGCGATGCCAAGGACACCCAGGACATCATCAACGCCATGACCGGCGTCAACGCCTCGGCCAACCCCGGCTACGGCGGCTTCGTCACCTACCGCGGCTTCACCCAGAACCAGGTGACCCAGCTGTACAACGGCATCAACCTTGGCTACAGCAGCGCCACCCGGCCGGTGGACGCCTGGGTGATCGACCGCGTCGAACTGCTGGGCGGGCCGTCGTCGTTCCTGCACGGCGCCGGTGCCGTCGGCGGCTCGATCAACTACATCAGCAAGCTCGCCAACCGCGACACGCAAACCGTCGACGCACGCCTGCGTTACGCCAGCTACGACGACAGTGAATACGCCTTCGGCATCAACCAGGCATTGGCCAGCAACCCCGCCGATGCGCGCCATTTCGCCCGCCTGGACTTCAGCCACAACCAGGGCGACGGTTATATCGACCGCAACCGGCGCAGCAGTGACACCCTGGCCTTTTCGCTGCTCAGCGACCTCACACCGGCGCTCACCCACACCCTGGCCATCGAGTATCAGGAGGACCGGGAAGACAGCCCCTACTGGGGCTCACCCATCCTGCCCGGGCGCAGCACCATGAAGATCGACAAAAGCCGGCGCTTCGAGAACTACAACGTCGCCGACGGGCGCTATGAACAGCGTGTGCGCTGGCTGCGCTCGATGCTCGACTACCAGGTCAGCGACAGCACCAGCCTGCACAGCACGCTGTACCAGTACGAGGCCCAGCGCGACTACCGCAACCTCGAACGCTACCGCTACAACGGCGCAGGTGACGTGGTGCGCTCCGGCCCCTACCTGCAACGCCACCAGCAGAGCGTGCTGGGCGAGCGCATCGAGCTGCGCCACGACAACCAGCTGTTCGGCCTGGCCAACCAATGGTCACTGGGGCTGGACTGGTCGCATATGCGCCAGAGCCTCTACCCCACCTCCGGCAGCTGGAGCGACACGGTGGACCCCGAACACTTCGACCCCGGCAGCATCGACGACATCCCCGGGGTGAACGGCGGCCTGAACAAGCAGCGCCGCCACGAAACCACCAACCGTGCACTGTTCGCCGAGCACCGCGTGGAGCTGACCGACCGCCTGGCCCTGCTTACCGCACTGCGCTACGACTACCTGGACATGCAGGTGACCAATTACGGCCCCGTCAGCGCCACGGCACCTGCCTACTTCGAACGGCGCTGGGAGCCGCTGTCCGGGCGCGCGGGCCTGACCTACGCGCTCACCCCGTCGGCCAGCCTGTATGTGCAGTACAGCACCGCCGCCGACCTGCCCGCCGGCTCCCTGGCGGCGGCCACCTACTCCAACGTCGGCCTGTTCGATTTGTCCAAGGGCGAGCAGTGGGAGGCCGGCAGCAAGTTCGACTTCCTCGACGGCCGGGGCGCGGGCACCGTCGCGGTGTACCGCATCGTGCGCAAGGACTTTGCCGTGGCCGACTCCAATAACCCCAACCAGAGCGTGCAGGCCGGCCAGCAGACTTCGCGCGGTATCGAACTGGCCGGGCGCCTGCAGGTCACGCCAAAGCTGCTGGCCGAGGCCAACTATGCCTATGTCCAGGCCCGCTACGATGCCTTCAGCGAGGCAGTCAACGGCGTGTCGGTGTCGCGCAAGGGCAATGCGCCGGTGAACGTGCCGGCCAACGTCGGCAACCTGTGGCTGACCTACAGCTTCACGACTGACTGGTCGACCGGGGTCGATGCGCGCTACGTCGACTCGGTCTACGCCGACAACGCCAACACCCTGAAAGCCCCGGCCTATACCCTGTTTGGCGCCTTTGCCCGCTACCGCCTGGACAGCCACACCACGCTCACCGCGCGGGTGCGCAACCTGACCGACCAGGTGTATGCCAAGCAGGCCTACAACACCCAGTACTACATGGGTGCGCCGCGGACCTTCGAAGTGGCGATGGACCTGCGGTTCTGA
- a CDS encoding AraC family transcriptional regulator: protein MSHWIDLRQDADTGIESVRAHFTGHAYDPHWHDSFLVGVTEQGVQQFNCRRVRHQSTPGQVFLLEPGDLHDGLAPTDEGFTYSTLYLDAQWLEAELRALFEHAPSGALPSFAATLHCDARLAGATVRAFQSVHQQELRIVRQTALDDLLACLTGHLQWRKRLDPDPRLPLTAQVARDYLHAHLDQDIGLEDLARVCGVDRFRLTRAFKAAFGLAPHAYLIQLRLARARQLLARGQTPSQVAMALGFADQSHLGRWFRRAFRLTPADYRRRCSNLPD from the coding sequence ATGAGCCACTGGATCGACCTCAGACAGGACGCCGACACCGGCATCGAGTCGGTCCGCGCGCATTTCACCGGCCACGCCTACGACCCGCACTGGCACGACAGTTTCCTGGTCGGTGTCACCGAACAAGGCGTGCAACAGTTCAACTGCCGCCGGGTGCGCCACCAGAGCACGCCCGGCCAGGTGTTCTTGCTCGAGCCGGGCGACTTGCACGACGGCCTGGCGCCCACCGACGAAGGCTTCACCTACTCCACCCTGTACCTCGACGCCCAATGGCTGGAGGCCGAACTGCGCGCGCTGTTCGAGCACGCCCCGTCAGGCGCGTTGCCCAGCTTCGCCGCCACCCTGCACTGCGATGCCCGGCTGGCCGGGGCGACGGTGCGCGCCTTCCAGTCGGTGCACCAGCAGGAGCTGCGCATCGTCCGCCAGACCGCGCTGGACGACCTGCTGGCCTGCCTCACCGGCCACCTGCAGTGGCGCAAGCGCCTGGACCCGGACCCGCGCCTGCCGCTGACCGCCCAGGTAGCCCGCGACTACCTGCATGCGCACCTGGACCAGGACATCGGCCTGGAAGACCTGGCGCGAGTGTGCGGCGTCGACCGCTTTCGCCTGACCCGGGCTTTCAAAGCTGCGTTCGGGCTGGCACCGCACGCCTACCTGATCCAGTTGCGCCTGGCCCGGGCGCGGCAGTTGCTGGCCCGCGGCCAGACGCCGTCGCAGGTGGCCATGGCCCTGGGCTTTGCCGACCAGAGCCACCTGGGGCGCTGGTTCCGCCGGGCGTTCCGGCTGACCCCGGCGGACTACCGCAGACGCTGCTCAAACCTTCCAGACTGA
- a CDS encoding LysE family translocator translates to MSHTLLPFLLFALASSISPGPTNLLILAQGAHHGLRASLAPMLAACGAAAAIVLLVGLGLGEVLLRHPLAQQLMSWAGVLWLSWLAWRMLRAAGEPLQAGNAGGFSAWSAATLQLVNPKVWLMAVAVIGVFATPLLPVWHLALVFLLVAVPCMAVWALLGAGSARWLRSSRALRLFNQSLAGVLLVSAWSALLV, encoded by the coding sequence ATGTCGCACACCTTGCTGCCCTTTTTGCTGTTCGCCCTTGCCTCGAGCATCAGCCCCGGGCCGACCAACCTGCTGATCCTCGCCCAGGGCGCTCACCACGGCCTGCGTGCCAGCCTGGCGCCGATGCTGGCGGCCTGCGGCGCGGCGGCGGCCATCGTGCTGCTGGTGGGGTTGGGCCTGGGCGAAGTGCTGCTGCGTCACCCGCTGGCCCAGCAACTGATGAGCTGGGCCGGGGTGCTGTGGCTCAGCTGGCTGGCCTGGCGCATGCTGCGCGCCGCCGGTGAGCCGCTGCAGGCGGGTAATGCCGGTGGCTTCAGCGCCTGGAGCGCGGCCACCTTGCAACTGGTCAACCCCAAGGTGTGGCTGATGGCGGTGGCGGTGATCGGCGTGTTCGCCACCCCGCTGCTGCCGGTGTGGCACCTGGCGCTGGTGTTTCTGCTGGTGGCGGTGCCGTGCATGGCGGTGTGGGCCTTGCTGGGGGCCGGCAGCGCCCGCTGGCTACGCTCGTCCAGGGCACTGCGGCTGTTCAACCAGAGCCTGGCGGGGGTGCTGCTGGTGTCGGCCTGGTCGGCGCTGCTGGTGTAG
- a CDS encoding VOC family protein, with amino-acid sequence MGMRGKDRQVDNIEFNVADIARSKAFYGQVFGWAFTDYGPTYSEFSDGRLTGGFTTGEPVRPGGPLIIVYADDLAATQRRVEAAGARISRAVFAFPGGRRFHFIDPDGYELAVWSAD; translated from the coding sequence ATGGGCATGCGAGGCAAGGACCGCCAGGTCGACAACATCGAGTTCAACGTGGCTGATATCGCCCGTAGCAAGGCGTTCTACGGCCAGGTATTCGGCTGGGCCTTCACTGACTACGGGCCGACCTACAGCGAATTCAGCGACGGCCGCCTCACCGGCGGGTTCACCACCGGCGAGCCAGTACGGCCAGGCGGGCCGCTGATCATTGTGTATGCCGACGACCTGGCTGCAACCCAGCGCCGCGTCGAAGCGGCAGGGGCGCGCATCAGCCGGGCGGTGTTCGCCTTCCCGGGTGGGCGGCGTTTTCACTTCATCGACCCGGACGGTTATGAGCTGGCGGTGTGGTCGGCAGACTGA
- a CDS encoding ParA family protein, with product MRRVVFNQKGGVGKSSIACNLAAASAAEGYRTLLVDLDPQANATYYLTGFTGEAIPSGIADFFRQTLAPNPATGKKHRVAITETRYANLHLITASPDLADLQGKLESKYKINKLRKLLVELSADYERIYIDTPPALNFYTFSALVAAERLLIPYDCDSFSRQALHAVMAEVEELRQDHNAALQVEGVVVNQFAGRTALHQTLVEQLRGEGLPVLPVYLSSSIKMRESHEAAVPLVHLAPKHRLTQEFVELLDVLERVA from the coding sequence ATGCGTCGCGTCGTGTTCAACCAGAAAGGTGGTGTCGGCAAGTCCAGTATCGCCTGCAACCTTGCAGCTGCCAGTGCCGCCGAGGGCTATCGCACACTGCTGGTAGACCTCGACCCGCAGGCCAACGCCACCTACTACCTCACCGGCTTCACCGGTGAGGCGATACCGTCCGGTATTGCCGACTTCTTCCGCCAGACCCTGGCCCCCAACCCGGCCACCGGCAAGAAGCACCGCGTGGCGATCACCGAAACCCGTTACGCCAACCTGCACCTGATCACCGCCAGCCCCGACCTTGCCGACCTGCAGGGCAAGCTGGAAAGCAAGTACAAGATCAACAAGCTGCGCAAGCTGCTGGTGGAGCTGTCGGCGGACTACGAGCGGATCTACATCGACACCCCGCCGGCGCTGAACTTCTACACCTTCAGCGCGCTGGTGGCGGCCGAACGGCTGCTGATTCCCTACGACTGCGACAGCTTCTCGCGCCAGGCGCTGCATGCGGTGATGGCCGAGGTGGAAGAACTGCGCCAGGACCATAACGCGGCATTGCAGGTTGAAGGGGTGGTGGTGAACCAGTTCGCCGGCCGCACCGCCCTGCACCAGACCCTGGTGGAGCAGTTGCGTGGCGAGGGGCTGCCAGTGCTGCCGGTGTACCTGAGCAGTTCGATCAAGATGCGCGAGTCGCACGAGGCGGCGGTGCCGCTGGTGCACCTGGCGCCAAAGCACCGGCTGACGCAGGAGTTCGTCGAGTTGCTGGATGTGCTGGAGCGGGTGGCCTAG
- a CDS encoding response regulator, whose product MSEDAQDVVLVVEDEPAIRMILRDYLAGEGYHVLVAEDGEEAFAILASKPHLDLMVTDFRLPGGISGVEIAEPAVKLRPDLKVIFISGYPAEILESGSPIARRAPILAKPFDLDTLHEQIQALLR is encoded by the coding sequence ATGAGTGAAGATGCACAAGATGTGGTGTTGGTGGTCGAGGACGAACCGGCCATTCGCATGATCCTGCGCGATTACCTGGCCGGTGAGGGCTACCACGTGCTGGTGGCCGAGGACGGCGAAGAGGCGTTCGCGATCCTGGCCAGCAAGCCGCACCTGGACCTGATGGTCACCGATTTTCGCCTGCCGGGCGGCATCTCCGGGGTGGAGATTGCCGAGCCTGCGGTGAAGCTGCGCCCGGATTTGAAAGTGATCTTCATCAGCGGCTACCCGGCCGAGATCCTCGAGTCCGGCAGCCCCATCGCCCGCCGCGCGCCGATCCTGGCCAAGCCGTTCGACCTCGACACCCTGCACGAGCAGATCCAGGCGTTGCTGCGCTGA
- a CDS encoding hybrid sensor histidine kinase/response regulator: MPSQTIAKLLIVDDLPENLLALDALIQGPDREVHPAQSAEQALSLLLEHEFALAILDVQMPGMNGFELAELMRGMEKTRSIPIVFVSAAGREMNYAFKGYESGAVDFLHKPLDTLAVKSKVSVFVDLFCQRKALDRQLQALESSRAEQEQLLAQLQVARGELERAVRMRDDFMSIVSHEVRTPLNGLILEAQLRRMHLNRGNLAAFSEDKLKAMVERDERQINSLIRLVEDMLDVSRIRTGKLSIRPKGFDLGVLVKGLVENFAAQAGALDTHIELERCQALQGEWDEFRIEQVLANLLSNALRYGERKPVRVRVFEDGAMACVQVQDAGIGIDSQNQRRIFQQFERVAAQQASGGLGLGLYISEQIVLAHGGRIEVHSAVGQGATFSVYLPLPVVLQQSDQTQATSA, encoded by the coding sequence ATGCCAAGCCAAACAATCGCCAAACTGCTGATCGTCGACGACCTGCCGGAGAACCTGCTGGCCCTCGACGCCCTGATCCAGGGCCCGGACCGCGAGGTGCACCCGGCCCAGTCGGCGGAACAGGCGCTGTCGCTATTGCTCGAACACGAGTTCGCCCTGGCCATTCTCGATGTGCAGATGCCGGGCATGAACGGTTTCGAGCTGGCCGAGCTGATGCGCGGCATGGAAAAGACCCGCAGTATCCCCATCGTCTTCGTCAGCGCCGCCGGGCGCGAGATGAACTATGCGTTCAAGGGATACGAAAGCGGCGCGGTGGACTTTTTGCACAAGCCGCTGGACACCCTGGCGGTGAAGAGCAAAGTGTCGGTGTTCGTCGACCTTTTCTGCCAGCGCAAGGCCCTCGATCGTCAGTTGCAGGCGCTGGAAAGCAGCCGCGCCGAGCAGGAGCAGTTGCTGGCCCAGTTGCAGGTGGCGCGCGGCGAACTGGAGCGCGCGGTGCGCATGCGCGACGATTTCATGTCGATCGTCTCCCACGAGGTGCGCACACCGCTCAACGGCTTGATCCTCGAAGCCCAGCTGCGGCGCATGCACCTGAACCGCGGCAACCTGGCAGCGTTCAGTGAAGACAAGCTCAAGGCCATGGTCGAGCGTGACGAACGGCAGATCAACAGCCTGATCCGCCTGGTCGAGGACATGCTCGACGTATCGCGCATCCGCACCGGCAAGCTGTCGATCCGGCCCAAGGGCTTCGACCTGGGCGTTCTGGTCAAGGGCCTGGTGGAGAACTTCGCCGCCCAGGCCGGTGCGCTGGACACCCATATCGAACTGGAGCGCTGCCAGGCGCTGCAAGGGGAGTGGGACGAGTTTCGCATCGAGCAGGTGTTGGCCAACCTGCTGTCCAATGCCTTGCGCTACGGCGAGCGCAAGCCGGTGCGGGTGCGGGTGTTCGAGGACGGCGCCATGGCCTGTGTGCAGGTACAGGATGCCGGTATCGGCATCGACAGCCAGAACCAGCGGCGCATCTTCCAGCAGTTCGAGCGCGTCGCTGCCCAGCAGGCCAGTGGCGGGTTGGGGTTGGGGCTGTATATTTCCGAGCAGATCGTGCTGGCCCATGGTGGGCGTATCGAAGTGCACAGCGCTGTGGGGCAGGGTGCCACGTTCAGCGTGTACCTGCCGCTGCCGGTGGTGTTGCAACAAAGCGACCAGACGCAGGCAACCTCTGCGTAG
- a CDS encoding chemotaxis protein CheB, which yields MSGLRAVVIGASAGGVTALFSVLGALPDSFRLPVLCVLHLPDHRHSQLAEVLQRRLQRPVREAQDKARIEDGVVYVAGPGYHLSVERDLTLSLSQEEPVHFSRPAIDYLFESAADAYATGLLGILLTGANEDGARGLLHIKQNGGRTVVQDPRDAQVALMPEAALALHNPDHILSLSGIGQLLATLEPSACQAKQSPNC from the coding sequence ATGAGCGGCCTGCGCGCAGTGGTCATCGGCGCCTCGGCAGGCGGCGTTACCGCGCTGTTCAGCGTGCTCGGCGCGCTGCCCGACAGTTTCAGGCTGCCGGTGTTGTGCGTGCTGCACCTGCCCGACCACCGCCACAGCCAGCTGGCCGAGGTGCTGCAGCGCCGCCTGCAGCGCCCGGTGCGCGAAGCGCAGGACAAGGCACGTATCGAGGACGGCGTGGTCTATGTGGCCGGGCCTGGTTATCACCTGTCGGTGGAGCGGGACCTCACCCTTTCGCTCAGCCAGGAGGAACCGGTGCATTTCTCGCGCCCGGCCATCGATTACCTGTTCGAGTCGGCTGCCGACGCCTATGCCACCGGCCTGCTCGGCATACTGCTGACCGGGGCCAACGAAGACGGCGCCCGGGGCCTTTTGCATATCAAACAAAACGGGGGCCGGACCGTGGTCCAGGACCCCCGTGACGCACAGGTCGCGCTGATGCCGGAGGCCGCGCTGGCCCTGCACAATCCCGACCATATTCTTTCCCTGAGCGGTATCGGGCAGTTGCTCGCCACCTTGGAACCCAGTGCATGCCAAGCCAAACAATCGCCAAACTGCTGA
- a CDS encoding CheR family methyltransferase: protein MTSERNTDIEIRLLIEAIYLKYSYDFRDYSGASIKRRILHALRQFDCRTVTALQERVLHDPGMFMELLQYLTIPVSEMFRDPGHFLALREEVVPLLRTWPSIKVWIAGCSTGEEVYSMAILLREEGLLERTIIYATDINPHSLERAKQGIYSMQSMREYEDNYRKAGGRRDFTEYYTAAYGNAIMDSSLRDNVTFADHSLATDSVFSETQLVSCRNVLIYFNKNLQDRALGLFHESLCHRGFLVLGSKESVDFSAYGERFEPLVKPERIYRKS from the coding sequence TTGACCAGTGAACGCAACACCGACATCGAGATCCGCTTGCTGATCGAGGCCATCTACCTCAAGTACAGCTACGACTTTCGCGACTACTCCGGCGCTTCGATCAAGCGCCGGATCCTGCACGCGCTGCGCCAGTTCGACTGTCGCACGGTGACCGCGCTGCAGGAGCGTGTACTGCACGACCCGGGCATGTTCATGGAGCTGCTGCAGTACCTGACGATCCCGGTCAGCGAGATGTTCCGCGACCCCGGGCATTTTCTGGCACTGCGCGAGGAAGTGGTGCCACTGCTGCGCACCTGGCCGTCGATCAAGGTGTGGATCGCCGGCTGCAGCACCGGCGAAGAGGTGTACTCCATGGCCATTCTGCTGCGTGAGGAAGGGCTGCTGGAGCGCACCATCATCTACGCCACCGACATCAACCCGCATTCGCTGGAGCGCGCCAAACAAGGCATCTATTCGATGCAGAGCATGCGCGAGTACGAAGACAACTACCGCAAGGCCGGCGGGCGCCGGGATTTTACCGAGTACTACACCGCCGCCTACGGCAACGCCATCATGGACAGCAGCCTGCGCGACAACGTGACCTTCGCCGACCACAGCCTGGCCACCGACAGCGTGTTCTCCGAAACCCAGCTGGTGTCGTGCCGCAACGTGCTCATCTACTTCAACAAGAACCTGCAGGACCGCGCCCTGGGGCTGTTCCACGAGTCGCTGTGCCACCGCGGCTTTCTGGTGTTGGGCAGCAAGGAATCGGTGGACTTTTCGGCCTACGGCGAGCGCTTCGAGCCGCTGGTCAAGCCCGAACGGATCTACCGCAAATCATGA